The genomic region GATCCTGGGCAAGTCGcttaccctctctgggcctcagccgTCTCATCGATAAAATGGGATGGCTCTGGTATCTATCCCTCAGATGGGTGTTTCAATTAGACATGAACGTGCGCCCTTATAGCCTCACAGCCATCTCCCTGCATGTGTGAGGCCTTCTTCTACTGCAGGTCCTCAGCCCTGTTGCTGATGGGCTCTTGGGATAACTCAGGCTGTGCCTTCCAGAGCTCAGTGTGTCAGACATCTCCTTGGATCCTGACCTCATGCCTGGGAACTGCACCAGCCTGGCACATGGCCCTCTCTGGAGAATACAGAGAGAGATGCAGAGACAGAATAGAGAGAGATGCAGGTGGGAGGAGCATAATGGATATGCTTCAGAGAAAGATAGAGGGATTTCCCTTAATCCACCCACAATAAGCCAGGACCTCCTTTCCcacgtcctgctgctgctactgctaagtcgcttcagtcatgtctgaccctgtgcaaccccagagaggacagcccaccaggctcctccgtccctaggattctccaggcaagaacactggaatgggtcgcTATTTCCTTCCCACCTCCACCTCTCTACAATTGTCAGAGAATTTCTCTCAGGGCTCATGAAGCTGTGATCTGAGGGCAGAGTTCAGGGGTTAAGCCACTGGCTTAGGAGCAACAGGGGTTTGAATCACGGCATCAGCACTTGGGGGCTGGATTCCCCTGGGGAGGCACCATCACTACTCTCTGCCTCAGCCCCTGCCCCTGGAATTGGAGGTGCTGGATCACAGTGCCTGCTCAGAGGTGTGGAGACGCAGGAACCGAGCCGAGGGCCTGGCGCTGCCACAGCTCGGCAAGCGTCAGCTACAGATGCCATCAGTATTAACTGCTCTACCCTCTGCTCAGTGAGGGCAGGTTGGGGGCTTTTCTGGgccctgctgtgtccccagcatggCAACACAGGGCTGGGCACAGACTGTTCGAACAaatgggggaaaaagaaagagtgaaaaaaattttgagaGAGAGTGACTTActgagaggtggggaggaggaggagaaagtgatGAGAAGgtagaaaaaagttaaaacacaaaAGACCGTAAGAGCTCTCTCTGCCCAAGATGGGAAAATTAAGGCCTGGAAGGGGCAGAGACTGGGCTTCTTCCCCTGTTCAGAGAGGCCTGAGCCCATGCTTGGCCCCACACCTGCCACCCCTCCCTGGGGTCTGTTCCGCTCTCTCTAGGCTCTGGGAACAGGCAGAGGCCGCTAGAAAAAACGCACGATTTTATTTCAAGTACAGAGGGCAGGTCTTCGCAAAACCAGGGGGCAAGTTCTGACAGCAGGGAGGAGGCCCCTACTTGCCAGCGATGAGGGGGTTCCTCAGGACCACGATGACAGAGTCCCCACGCAGGAACATCTTGGAGATGTAGCGGTCCTTGTTGACGGGCTTGGACTTCTTCTTGCCCTTGCCGCTCTTGGGGACCTCCGTCCACATTTCCTTCACGTTCTCCAGCACCATATTGCAGTGCCTGGTGGGGACGGGGAGGCAGCAGGAGTGAATGAGGGGTGCGTCCTGACCCTTCCTCTGGGCAACACTGCCTCCAGGAAGGGGGAGAGCCAGGGCTCCAAGGCTTAGGCAAAGGACTTCaccttctgtgcctcagtttcctcttctctaaAATGGAGACATTCAAGGTGCCTGCCTCCTAGGGCTGTTGTGAAAATTAAGTGAATCAACCAGTATTCTTGTTATGGGCATGTGTGATGACAGTGTGGAATGGCTCAGTCAACAAACGTTTGCAATGATtagagcaatgaaaaaaaaaacacagaaaagagcCCTGTCTTCATGGACTCTGCAGGCTAGTGAAGGGAGAAGAACACGAAGCAGGTAAACAGTGGTAGtcagtgctatgaagaaaaattaaagcaagGTAAAGggatagggggcttcccaggtggctttagcggtaaagaacttgcctgctaatgcaggagacataagagatgagagttcgatccctgggtcgggaggatcccctggagaagggcatggcaacctattccagtattcttgtctggagaatcccacggacagagaagcctggtgggtcatagtccatagggttgcacagattcagacacaactaaagcgacttagcccTCATGCACGCACACAAAGGGATAGACGGATATAGAGAACTTTGactgagtgaaagaaagaaaagaaaaaaattgggaaaGCTCTGTATCTTGCTATATAGTAATCTATGGTGAGGAAAGCACTTCCCAAATGCTAACTAAAGGCTGCATatgtttactgagcatttatCAGATGTTAGGTACAGAGCCAAGTGCTTTTCATACACAGTATTACTGAAGCCTCATGGCTGTTCTGGGGGATATTATTATGAAGCATATttcacaggtaaggaaactgaggcccggacAGCATACCTCCCCAGACCCTGGTGCTCACCTGTCGAAGGCCTTCACGCGGCCCAGGAGCTTCTTATTGTTACGGCAGTTGATGAGCACTTGAGTGTTGTTTTTGACTGACTGAGTGAGCACGGAGAGTGGCCCCGTGTTaaactcctcctcctcccgctTCTGCAGCTCCTCTGGGGTCATCTCACTCTTGGGCTTGTTGAGGAGACTCCTGAGAAGACAAGTATGGAACCCAGAGGTGAGAAAGCCCACAGCCTGGGTGCTCATGGCCTCTCCCTCGGTGTCTCCCCGACACATATCCCTCTCCTCCTACTCAGTCCTCTTTCTTGGTATCACCACTTGGATGCCTAATGGATATTTCCAATCCTTGCATGTCCTAGACTGAACTCCAGACCCCCCATAACCCCAACTTATACTATCCACAGCCTTCCTCATCTCTGTCAATGGCGACTCCATCCCTCTGGTTCTTTGAGCAAAAGCCCTGCTGTCAACTTGACTCTTCTCTCACATCCTACATTCAATCTGTCAGCAAATCCTGTCATCTGCCACTAAAACCTATCAGAATCTGAATTTCTTATCTTGGCTTAAACCTCCATCATCTCTTTCCTAGAGGTCTCCTTGCCTCCACCCATGCTCCCCAACAGTTTGCCCTCCACAGAGCAGTCTCAGGGGTGGTGTCAAGAATCATCTCACTCTTCAGTACCCTCTCATGGCTCTCCTCTCAGTGTAAAAAGTAAAACCCAGCTTTTACCCTCACTCTGTTCCAGGCACAATGGCCTCTTCAGCGGTTCTTGAAGATATTAGGCAAACCTTCTTGGGCCCCTCTATTCACTTTTCCCTCTGCCTAGGTACCTCCCCAGGTATCTTTGTGGTttgctttctcactttttttgCTCAAGTATTCCCTCCTTTATGTGTTCTGTCTCTCAAAAGTGACATTCCGCACTGTTTTACTCTGCtctgttatttctttattcacaACCCTATTCCCTAACACATTCTAGAATTTACGTATTTATTACCAGCACGTTTCCTGCCTGCCTCTTCCCATCCCGTAAGATGTagaagaggattttttttccttggggaaaGTGGAGTAATTCAGTGATAATAAGCTATGTGTCTAAAGCAGCCTAATAcacaaacactcaataaataactGTTGAGTgaatatataagtaaaatcacCCCCATAACTCGTTTTCCGTACAAATGGCTGATGTGATCGAAAAGCCAATTGTCTCCAGCTAAGCCTCTTACCTTAAGACCGCTTTTCCTACAAGTCCGTACTCCTCATCTCCCAGGTTTTTAATTCGTAAAAACGCTTCCTCTTAAAATTCACTTCAATAAGATTGCTTATTTGGGAAAGCCCAGCCTGTTATCTGATAAAGCTGTCCCCTCTCCCGAGTCAGGATCCGTCAAAGGCCCCAGTGAGTCCCTTCGCAACTCATCAGTAGAAAGATACGCCACCTTACCCCCAAATGTTTGCTTCCGCCCCCATTTCTGCCTACCCCCTCCAACGGGTAAGAGGCCAAATTTACACCCTCAACCCCACTGTCGCCACCCAAACCCAGCCCGGCCTCACATGATGATGGTGACCGCGTTTTCAAGTCACTACCGTCTCCTCCGTGGTGTGCCTTCGGAACAGAGAGCCAGAGGCGGGACTTCCTCTTCCTACGGCCCACTTCCGCGCGCGCCTGCGCAAACCTAACCAGCGAGTGGGGCGTGGCCCGTTGCTATAGCGACCTCCGCCTTTGGCGGAGGCTGTAGAATAGAAGCCTTACTTAGTAAGTAGCTCCAGGCCACCATTCAAGACTGTACTGGGCAGATATTCACGACCATGGAGAGGAAAAGAAGGCGGGACTGATTGAAACCATTTTGTTGTAGAACCGCATAGGTTGAAGGAGGgaaatactgctgctaagtcgcttcagtcgtgtccaactctgtgcgatctcatagacggcagcccaccaggctccgctgtccctgggattctccaggcgagaatactggagtgggttgccatttccttctccagtgcatgaaagtgaaaagtgaaagtgaagtcgctcagttgtgtctgactcttcacgaccccatggactgcagccctccgggctcctctgtccatgggattttccaggcaagagtactggaatgggttgccattgccttctccgagggaaatACTAGCCATTTCCAAATGCCCGCCCGCTCTGCCTTTGGGGGCGCGGCCTTCGAGAAGCCAATCCGCTCCTCGCTTCAGGGATGGGCACCTCCCCCTTTCCTTCGGGAACTGTTGATTTACGTGTATATTGGATTTTCTGGACCGGGGAGAGGGTCCATCCGGGAGCGGCGTGGATTTGCGCCCAGTAAGGCTAATGTTTTCGGTGATCAAACGCTTCTCATTGGCTTCCCCTCCTGCGCTGGGGCGGCGCCTACTTCTTACGCTCTCCCTTTGGGGTTGTGCAACCCGGGGGAACCAACCCCCAAAGCTCCCTGAAGGAAAGGAGCCCCGTCCTCAGGCCGAAAGTCCCATTGGCTTTACTGCTCGCGGGAGGGCGGATGGTGCAGCCGCTCTTGTTGCTCATTGGTCCAGCTTATTTCATGGGGCGGGACTTGGCTAGGCCTTAACTCTATCCGCCGTCTCCGACCCGTTTCAGGGCCAAGCTGCCATGCCTTCCGGGGGCCGCGGGCGGCCCCGGCTCCAGGTCGGGGAACGCAGCCTTTTGGAGCGACCCTCACCGCCCAAGCGCCGCCTGATACCGCGGGCACAGCTGTTGCCCCAGTTGCTGCTGGCTCTGACGGTAGCCTCGGTGTTCTATACCATTTGGAGGATCTGGCATAGCCAGACTGAAGAGCTACCACTGGGGCGGGAGCTGCGGGTGAGGACGGGCGGGGACACGGGCACTGCGGAACCCTTCACTCCTTGCCTCCCCTTCCCCAAGGTCTCATGGGGAAGACCCTAGGTTGGGTTGACCTGGCTTTGTCTTTACCATATGGCCCTAGCTGCAGGTGCCGCCGTCTCCGTTCTTAGAGCGCATACCCCTTTCCAACGCAATGAGGCTTCGGGCTTGTTTTGTAATAGCGGTTACCCCGTAAGAGAGTCTGGAGTAGTAAGACTTGGAGTTCTGGGTTCTAATCCTAAAGTCAGATATTTGGAAGAGTCCCTTCTCGCTGGGCCTAGATTTCCCCCATCAGGATTGCCGTGGGCTGGGCAGGATGGGTTTGGAGGGACTTCTAGAAACCTCTGATGCTGGAGGCTGCGACTAGGAAGAGGAGGGCAGCCTCCAGGATATGGTTGGAACGAGGGTCGTTTTCATGCTCTGCTCTTCTCTTCCCTACCTGCTTCCTCAGGGCCCTTTGATCGGAAGCCTCCCCGAAGCTCGGGTGCGGAGGGTAGTGGGACAACTGGACCCTCACCGTCTCTGGAACACTTTCCTGCGCCCTCTGCTGGTTGTACGGACTCCGGGCAGCCCGGGCAATCTCCAAGTCAGAAAGGTAAAAGGACCCCACCTCTAACCCCTGACCCCACAGCCCATCAATGAATAGGAAATAGGTATCCTGcccaagtggcagagctgggggtcTGCCTGGAGCTAATAGGAGCTCTATTCTGCTAACCACCAGACCACTGCCCTCTATACTGCTCCCCCCTAATCTTATTATATGCATCCACAACAGCCCTATGAGCCTAATGAGGTGGGTACCAATCTGATCTTCAttgtgtagatgaggaaactgacacctAGAATAGTTAGGCATTTTGCCCAAATCCCACAGCCAATAAATGGTATGCTTTCAACTCAAATGGGTTGGCTCCAGAGCTCTACATTGCTCCCCAGAAGGCATTGAGAGTCCTTTGAGCATTGCCTGACTTCAAATCCACCTCAGCCACTTGGTATGACCTTAAACTAATTTCatcttctctgtgccttggtttcctcatctgcaaaatggaaccATTGTCAGTCCCCACTCCATAGGGGTTCCTAGAACAAGGACTGGGCACAGAATGAGTGCTATGGAAGGGTGAGCTGTGATTAGTTTGGGCTTCAAGAGATAGGGGCACTCCATGCCTGACACTTAGTAGGTATTCAGAAGTGTCTCAAGGGAATGATTCAACCAAAGTGGTATTGGTGGGCCAACCTGACTGCTCAGAATGGTTCACATGGCCCTTCTGACCATCTCCCCAGTCCCACCCACCCTCCCTCTTCTCTATTGCCACTAGTTCCTGGAGGCTACGCTGCGGACACTTTCAGCAGGCTGGCATATAGAACTCGACTCCTTCACTGCCTCCACACCCGTGGGGCCATTGGACTTCGGCAATGTGGTGGCCACGCTGGACCCAGGGGCTGCCCGCCAGCTTACCCTTGCCTGCCATTACGACTCCAAGCTCTTCCCATCTGGCTCAGCCCCCTTTGTGGGGGCCATGGATTCGGCAGTGCCTTGCTCCCTGCTACTGGAGCTGGCCCAAGCCCTTGACCAGGAGCTGGGCAAAGCCAAGGAGAGGGTAAGGAGAGCAGGGGTTAGGGTAGGGGTGGGTGAATGAGGGATGTCTCTTCCTTGGTCCATACCGCCACTCTCCCTTCCCTGGTTTTATCTTCCTCCACTCCACACCAGagtccagggggtctttccattTCCTGAATGTCAGAATCTGTCCCTTCTCTACCTAAAACCCTCCCATGGCTCCCACATCATTCCATGAATAAGCCAGAGTCCTTCTCCTAGCCCATGAGGTGTGCCCTCTCATCTCTCTGGTCTCCTCTCCCACCCGTCATCCCTCACTCATTCCATGCTAGCCTCCTACCTCCTCTGTGGACCTCACTCTCAACCTCAGGGCATTTGCTCTTGCTGTTTGCTCTGCCTACAATGTGCTTTTCTCAGATACCTTCCTGACTGGCTCCCACCCTTCATTCAGGGGTCCACTCTGATGTCAAAGAGACCTCCCAAAGAGACCTTCCCAGCCACCATAAAATAGCTCCTTGTCGCTATCCCATGCTTCATGGGGCTTTAGGTTGATTTGTTTGTCTGTCTCCCAAGCTCAAATAAGCTTCAGATAGGTGGGCCCTTGGCTGTGTTTATTTCCTGTGTATTCCCTGAACACTGCCCAGAATACTGCCTGGCATAAAGTAGGATGTCAATAAGAATGTATGGAATGAATGGAAGCACCTCATGCCTCTATCCTGCTCAGATCCCTTCCATTGCTGAAACCCCAGTGCCCTTGTAACAGAGCCCAAGCTCCCTGGCCCTTGCTGGGCCCTAGGGCCTCTTCTCAAACCTCTCTGGCCCCTTCTATGTCCCCAGTCCTGGTCCATGCTGCTTCCTCACCAGGGAACACACTTCCCTTTGCTCCATTTTGCCAGGCCAGGTCCTCCTCAGCTTCAGTGCAAACATCCCTTCCCAGCAGACCCAACATGTTCCCCAGGCCAGGTTATCCCCCACCCCCTTGGAGGATGTTTCAGGACCCTGTTATTCTTAGAAGCATTTGCCCAACTTCATTTCATTGTTTgtagaattatttatttgtggATCTGTCTCTTTTGCCAAATGAACTTGAGGAATAGCTCTTACAATCAAAGCTAATCCTTATTAGTTACTATGCATTAGGCACTGTCCTAGGCTGCTTTATTATTCTTGTTGTTCAGAGGCTACGTCGTGTCCTACTcctcccaaccccatggactgtagctggccaggcttccttgtccatggggtttttcaggcaagaatactggagtgggttgtcatttccttctccaggggatcttcccagcccagggattgaacctgcgtttcccacatctcctgcattagcaggtggattctttagcactgagccaccagggaaacccacgcTGTCTTAGGACCCGGGTTCAAATCCTACCCTATGAGAAGTGGTATTAACTCTATTTCTACATAAGGAAGTCAATGCTTTTTGAACTTAGTAACTGACCCACTACTGCTTGGCTAGTGAGCAATCCAGCCAGGATTTAAATCCAGGCAGACTGTACTCTTGGCTATCAGGTTCTACAAGTGAGGAGACTGTTTGCCCTAGTCAGCTGTGCAAACAGGCAGGAAATATGGGTGCGTTGAGGTGGCAGGCTGGCACTGAGCTGGCCCTGACCACTGGCCCCCACAGGCAGCACCAGTGACCTTGCAGCTGCTCTTCTTGGATGGTGAAGAGGCACTGAAGGAGTGGGGACCCAAGGACTCGCTTTATGGCTCCCGGCACCTGGCCCAGCTCATGGAGTCTACACCCCACGGCCTGGGCTCCACCAGGATCCAGGCTATTGTAAGACTAGGGCCCTGCTGGGTGCtggtgaggtgggaggaggggggcaTGAGGTTGGCAGCATCCCGCCGGGCTGCTCAGTCCTGGCTTCTCTCCCTAGGAGCTCTTTATGCTTCTTGATCTCCTGGGAGCCCCCAACCCGACCTTCTACAGTCACTTCCCTCGCACGGCCCGCTGGTTCCATCGGCTCAGGAGCATTGGTAAGGGTGAAGGTATAGGCAGACACCTGCCTGGGATGCTGGAGAGAGGACCAGGCACCTGGCCTCCGAGGGGCCATCCAGCTTTCCCTCCACCTCTCTAGCCTCTCCCTAAAGCACTGGggcagaaacacaaaagatcccataGCAGTCAAATGAAGTGATTATAGTCAGGGGTTCTAGGGTCAGAGAGCCCTGGGTTCAGATTCTGGCTTTCcttcttaccagctgtgtgaacttgggcaagtggcctcctctgaacttcagtttcccacctataaaatgggcatGATGCTAATAATGGGGGTGTCTGCTTCCTTAGACTTGAAGGGATTAAATGAGACCAGGAACATTGTCAGCCTACAGTCTGGGGTAACTAACATTATCCCAGAATGATGAACTAACATTCATCCTTATTGGCATGATCAGTGCTTCACCCCCAGGCCTCCCACCCTCCTCTGATCTGTGAGCAGGGGAACCTTTGACCCTTGAGGGGCTGACCTTCTGTTTCTAATCCCCATCACATCCAGAGAAGCGTCTGCACCGTCTGAACCTACTGCAGTCTCATCCTTGGGAAGTGATGTACTTCCAGACCGGGGAGCCCCCTGGCTCCGTGGAAGACGACCACATCCCGTTCCTCCGCCGAGGTACCTGCTATGGGAattggggggcagggggcccaCAGGTAGGACCTGGCCCCTTCCTGGATTTGGGGACTGGTGGCAAATTGCTTAACCTCTTtgtgtctcaatttcctcatctgtaaaatggggataattaacAGCCCCCCATCTCAAGAGTTGCTGAGGGGACTGAATGTAAAGACCTTGGACCAGTGCCTGGCACTAGCGAGTGTTCAGATCTTCTAGTCTTTTCATAAGCCATGAAGTTTTGAGTTTTTTTGATTTGTGTTATGAATGTAttggatgtgtttttttttaatgaacatgtaCCCTCACACGCTTAAAATTATTGTTCAGAGTTCTTCAAGTGACACAATGTCGGGGGCGCGGGGAGGCAGACTTCCCCAGGCGTGGGCCTGCCACACATGGGGCTGTGCCTCCTCTTTGCCCTTCAGGAGTTCCCGTGCTCCACCTCATCGCCACACCTTTCCCCTCTGTCTGGCACACGTCCGATGACTCCGAGGCCAACCTGCACCCACCCACGGTACACAACCTGAGCCGCATCCT from Bubalus bubalis isolate 160015118507 breed Murrah chromosome 18, NDDB_SH_1, whole genome shotgun sequence harbors:
- the SNRPD2 gene encoding small nuclear ribonucleoprotein Sm D2: MSLLNKPKSEMTPEELQKREEEEFNTGPLSVLTQSVKNNTQVLINCRNNKKLLGRVKAFDRHCNMVLENVKEMWTEVPKSGKGKKKSKPVNKDRYISKMFLRGDSVIVVLRNPLIAGK
- the QPCTL gene encoding glutaminyl-peptide cyclotransferase-like protein isoform X2, which gives rise to MPSGGRGRPRLQVGERSLLERPSPPKRRLIPRAQLLPQLLLALTVASVFYTIWRIWHSQTEELPLGRELRGPLIGSLPEARVRRVVGQLDPHRLWNTFLRPLLVVRTPGSPGNLQVRKFLEATLRTLSAGWHIELDSFTASTPVGPLDFGNVVATLDPGAARQLTLACHYDSKLFPSGSAPFVGAMDSAVPCSLLLELAQALDQELGKAKERAAPVTLQLLFLDGEEALKEWGPKDSLYGSRHLAQLMESTPHGLGSTRIQAIELFMLLDLLGAPNPTFYSHFPRTARWFHRLRSIEKRLHRLNLLQSHPWEVMYFQTGEPPGSVEDDHIPFLRRD
- the QPCTL gene encoding glutaminyl-peptide cyclotransferase-like protein isoform X1 — protein: MPSGGRGRPRLQVGERSLLERPSPPKRRLIPRAQLLPQLLLALTVASVFYTIWRIWHSQTEELPLGRELRGPLIGSLPEARVRRVVGQLDPHRLWNTFLRPLLVVRTPGSPGNLQVRKFLEATLRTLSAGWHIELDSFTASTPVGPLDFGNVVATLDPGAARQLTLACHYDSKLFPSGSAPFVGAMDSAVPCSLLLELAQALDQELGKAKERAAPVTLQLLFLDGEEALKEWGPKDSLYGSRHLAQLMESTPHGLGSTRIQAIELFMLLDLLGAPNPTFYSHFPRTARWFHRLRSIEKRLHRLNLLQSHPWEVMYFQTGEPPGSVEDDHIPFLRRGVPVLHLIATPFPSVWHTSDDSEANLHPPTVHNLSRILAVFLAEYLGL